Within Flavobacterium pisciphilum, the genomic segment AGTAATGCTATTCTCTGTAAATTTATCCGTATATAAATTGGCTCCTGTTACCCATTCGGATATCTTACCATTGTGTGAATATGTAATTTCAGAAAAAGTACTATTCTGAAGCCCGTCAAAAGAGTATTCTGGAATAGTTATAATACGGCTAAAATTATTAAAACTATTTTTGAATGTTATTGATTCCTTTTCATTGAATTTATGTGTAAGGGTAAATTGCGTGCTAATTCGCTGTGTCTTATTTTTTTCAAAATAACTGTCAGGATATTTGCTTTCGTCTTTTATGTAATCTATGTTTCCTCCGATGCGATTTTCGAAAACAGTATTTATGCCAAAATTAAGTTTTGTGTTTTCATTAAAATAGACAAATAATTTTGGGTTAAAATTAAAACGTTCAAATTTTGGAATAGCCGTTAGCTGGATATCGGCAGGATCATATGGTGCATTTCTATCATGAGAAGCGAAAACAGTCAATCCAATTTTATTGAATCGCTGTGAATAAAACCCATTAATATCTAAACCAAGTGCTGATGTTCCATTTAGTAAAAATCGTAATTCTCTTTCCTCTGTAGGAGTTTTAGAAATTAAATTCACCAAACCAGCAATTGCTCCACCTCCATATAAAGTTGAGGCAGATCCTTTAATGATCTCCACTTGTTTTAAATCCAGTGGTGGTGTCTGCAGTAATCCCAGTCCGCTGGAAGCTCCTGAATATACAGGGAAACCATCCTTTAATATTTGAGTATATCTACCGTCTAATCCCTGAATTCTAATAGATGAATTTCCTGATGTTGCCGATGTCTGTTGGGTTTGAATACCAGTACTTTCATTAAGCATCATTCTAATATCACCTGGTTTCATATTGGCTTTTTCTTCTAATTCTTCTCCTGCAATAAATTCCACTCTGGTAGGAATGTTACTTATTGTTCTTGTGCCTCTGGTAGAAGTGACAATAATTTCATCCATCTCTTCGGCTTCGCTTTCTACTGATATCTCTAAAAAATCGCCTGTAAAAGGTATTGTAAAGGATATTGTACGCGATTTATAACCTTCCATCGAAAAAGAAACATTATAATCTCCCTGCTGTAGATTTTCAAAAATGATTAATCCTTCTGAGTTTGACACAGATGATAAATTAGTCTGCTCAATTTTAGCCGTGATGCCGTTAATTGGTAAGCTTGTCTCAGCATCCTTAGCGATAACTTTAATTTTGTTCTGTGCTTGTACTGTGCCAATAGTCGTTATTGCCACAATCAATAAAATATATTTAAACATTTATAATTTCTTAATATTAATACATAAAGATGTTCATGATCATAAAATCATGAAGTAAAACTATTGTAAGTATTAAAAAATTTTGGGTGGCTGCCAAATTTTACAAATAAACGAGGAATCGACAAACTTGTCGTATGATATAGACTGTAGTATTTTGTTTGTTGCAACTTCTAATTTTTCTGAAATTATTCCTGAAGTTTGTGTCATGGTAAAACCCATGCAAGTGCCACAAGAATAAAAAGGAGAACATTTTCCATTACAATTATTTCCGCAGTCATGCGAATCATTTTTGCAATTCTTCTCTACATTACATTCTGCATGTTTAGAATATGCAGAACAAGGTACTGTTGAAAGAAACAGCACAACGATCGATAGTAATGTTACCCAAATTTTCACTTAACAAATTTAAGGATAAAATTTACTATTGGAATTTTTTTTACAATTTTCTTTAATGCCTCACAATTTAATTATTATATGATGACTGGTTTTATGAAATACTTCTTTCTACACCAAAATTATTCACTACAATATGCGCCGGCACTCCCACCAATGTTCATATAAATCCTACAAATTACAGACCACTGTTTATACCAAAGACACTAATTACAAGTTCGAAAATTATTAATACTGGCGGGAAGATTCGCTGGGACAGTTTACAAACAAGTCTCTTAAGACCGTCGTTAAGAGAGAACTGAATAAGGAACAGGAAGTAAATAAACTATAAAAATCGTTAACTCACTAAATCCAGTGATATGGTTTGTCCATGCGGTTGAGGTAGCAGTACATTTCTTCCTTTTTGAGTTCGGGAAAGAATTTTAAAGCACGGTCAATGGCATAATTGGGAAGGAAATAGATTTCGTCACGAATAGTTCTGATAACTTTTTCATGACCATAAAAACGTACGATTTCATCCATTTCGTCCTGTCCTCCACGTTCTATGATACGGGCAATAATAGTTTTGTAGGCTTTATCAAAGTCCATAGCATCTATATCGAAATCCCAAAAAAAGACCCGATCCAAATTAGGAACTCTGTTATTTTTTTTAACTACTGCCATATAGTAAAAATACGATTTTTATGGTTCTTATTCAAGTTTTTACCTTCTAAATCCACGTCCTTTTTTGGGTGGAGGAATTTGATTTTTTGGTTCGGAAAAATTAAAAGAAGGATTAAAAACTGCTATTTTTAGGCGCTGGTTCATTTTGTTCCAGTTGGTTTCTTTTCCTTTCAGGAGTTTAACTTTTTCTTCGTGGTCTATATTTTCATGATGGAGTAAGGAATGAGAAGCCAGTGCGGGATTTCCATTGTATTTGTTCTGGTAAGCATCTAAATAGGTTTTAAGGGGATGATGTTCCAAAAGAAAGTACATATCCACAAAATCTTTTATTCTTGTGCCATTTTGAAATATAGCATGGAGTTTCATAGCACCTATGTCATGTAAAGATACAAGTCTGATTCCCTGTTCGGTTTGAACAGGTTCTTGCCATGGGTATTTATGGGCTAGAATATCTACTTTAACCTTACCTATATTTAGAAGCATTGTATTGTCAAATAGATCCCTGATTGTAACAGGATGTTCACTACTTAAATGAGCAAGCATAGACTGAACATCAAAATCCTGTGTGGAGAATAGGTCTAAATCGATACTTAATCGATGTCCTATCATCAGGCTTAGGGCAGTACCTCCTACAAGATTAAATTCCTTCAGTTTTTCATCTTTCATAAGCCTTTGGAGAAGTTCCCACATCTGGGGAGTAACGGTTTCTTTGTAGAGCATAATTTCATGTTTTCAGAAAATTAATTCTGAAAAAGCCCTTCTCTTTTGAAGTGTCCTTTAAAGGCTTTATTTGACAGCGGATGTCTAGTACTAAAGCTTTAAGATTGGGTTAGGAACAAATAAGCCAAATGCTTCCAACTACTTCCAACTACTTCCAAATTGGATTGTAACTGCTGAGTATAAATTATATTGGTTTTTAAGTAATATCAGTAATTGAATTATGGAAAATGAAGAAAAAAAGAATCTGAATAAAGGAGGCAGACCTTCCAAAATAGATCCCGCCGTCCACCGCTATTCTATCAGTCTTACTGCAGAAGAAAATGCACGTTTCCTGACTCTTTTTGAAACATCAGGAATGCATGTAATGGCGCACTTTATTACAGCGTGTGTTTTTCAAAAAGGGATAAAAACAGTTAA encodes:
- a CDS encoding TonB-dependent receptor, which translates into the protein MFKYILLIVAITTIGTVQAQNKIKVIAKDAETSLPINGITAKIEQTNLSSVSNSEGLIIFENLQQGDYNVSFSMEGYKSRTISFTIPFTGDFLEISVESEAEEMDEIIVTSTRGTRTISNIPTRVEFIAGEELEEKANMKPGDIRMMLNESTGIQTQQTSATSGNSSIRIQGLDGRYTQILKDGFPVYSGASSGLGLLQTPPLDLKQVEIIKGSASTLYGGGAIAGLVNLISKTPTEERELRFLLNGTSALGLDINGFYSQRFNKIGLTVFASHDRNAPYDPADIQLTAIPKFERFNFNPKLFVYFNENTKLNFGINTVFENRIGGNIDYIKDESKYPDSYFEKNKTQRISTQFTLTHKFNEKESITFKNSFNNFSRIITIPEYSFDGLQNSTFSEITYSHNGKISEWVTGANLYTDKFTENSITAFPLRDYNQITYGAFIQNTVKAKEWLDIETGLRGDYVIDYGFSLLPRVSALFKISPKLTSRLGGGLGYKTPTIFTEESERIQYQNVLPINSDFNKLEKSYGVNFDVNYKTNITEDISLSLNQLFFYTNVDNPLILTSLPNAIYQFVNIDGFLDTKGAETNVKLGYKDFKLFIGYTYTDASIDNNGIKSENPLTAKHRLNNVLMYEVEDKWKAGLEAYYYSPQKLNDGTTGREYWVFGFMVEKLWENFSVYANFENFTDTRQTKFGSIYTGPISNPVFKDIYAPLDGFVVNAGIKIKI
- a CDS encoding DUF6922 domain-containing protein translates to MDRVFFWDFDIDAMDFDKAYKTIIARIIERGGQDEMDEIVRFYGHEKVIRTIRDEIYFLPNYAIDRALKFFPELKKEEMYCYLNRMDKPYHWI
- a CDS encoding nucleotidyl transferase AbiEii/AbiGii toxin family protein, whose product is MWELLQRLMKDEKLKEFNLVGGTALSLMIGHRLSIDLDLFSTQDFDVQSMLAHLSSEHPVTIRDLFDNTMLLNIGKVKVDILAHKYPWQEPVQTEQGIRLVSLHDIGAMKLHAIFQNGTRIKDFVDMYFLLEHHPLKTYLDAYQNKYNGNPALASHSLLHHENIDHEEKVKLLKGKETNWNKMNQRLKIAVFNPSFNFSEPKNQIPPPKKGRGFRR